The Coffea arabica cultivar ET-39 chromosome 3c, Coffea Arabica ET-39 HiFi, whole genome shotgun sequence genome contains a region encoding:
- the LOC113733727 gene encoding purine permease 3-like isoform X2, translating to MGKILLVINCIILAIGNCGTPLLIRLYFVKGGQRIWLPSWIQTAAWPIIFIPLLISYFHRQKTDPRAEDSKLITMKYPVFIATAVIGLLTGLDNYLYAYGIARLPVSTAAIIIAAQLVFVAFFAFLLVKQKFTAYSVNAVILLTVGSGVLGLHTSSDRPKGESNTLYVLGFIMTLAAAALYGLILPMVELMYMKAKQAIAREARAYELGEMKYYVVLVSGAIVSQCFFLGAIGVIFCASSLVSGIIIAVSLPVTELLAVIFFNEKFQAEKGVALFLSLWGFISYFYGDIKKNKSKEEKSDQKNPSQATEMTPVVAP from the exons ATGGGAAAAATCCTGCTTGTTATCAACTGTATCATTCTAGCCATAGGTAACTGTGGTACCCCTCTTCTTATTCGTCTATACTTCGTCAAAGGAGGGCAAAGAATATGGCTACCCAGCTGGATACAGACAGCAGCATGGCCTATTATTTTCATTCCCCTCCTAATCTCCTATTTTCACCGCCAGAAAACTGATCCACGGGCCGAAGACTCCAAGCTAATTACAATGAAATACCCTGTTTTCATCGCTACTGCCGTCATCGGCCTCCTCACCGGCTTAGACAACTACTTGTATGCCTACGGGATTGCAAGGCTTCCGGTGTCAACCGCCGCAATCATCATTGCTGCACAGCTTGTTTTCGTTGCTTTCTTTGCCTTCCTCCTTGTTAAACAGAAGTTTACAGCTTATTCGGTCAATGCCGTCATCTTGTTGACGGTGGGATCGGGGGTTTTGGGCTTGCATACGAGCAGTGATCGGCCGAAGGGAGAGTCGAATACGCTGTATGTTTTAGGGTTCATCATGACGCTGGCGGCTGCAGCTTTGTACGGGTTGATCTTGCCAATGGTGGAGCTGATGTATATGAAGGCGAAGCAG GCCATTGCTAGGGAGGCAAGAGCATATGAACTTGGAGAAATGAAATACTACGTTGTGCTTGTTTCTGGTGCCATTGTTTCGCAATGCTTCTTCTTGGGTGCCATTGGAGTCATCTTTTGTGCTTCATCATTGGTATCTGGCATTATAATAGCCGTTTCGCTTCCAGTCACAGAACTCTTAGCTGTCATTTTCTTCAACGAAAAATTCCAAGCAGAAAAGGGTGTTGctcttttcctttctctctgGGGATTTATTTCGTATTTCTATGGCGacattaagaaaaacaaatcgaAGGAAGAGAAAAGTGATCAGAAGAATCCATCTCAAGCAACAGAGATGACTCCAGTTGTTGCCCCATGA
- the LOC113733727 gene encoding purine permease 3-like isoform X1: MGKILLVINCIILAIGNCGTPLLIRLYFVKGGQRIWLPSWIQTAAWPIIFIPLLISYFHRQKTDPRAEDSKLITMKYPVFIATAVIGLLTGLDNYLYAYGIARLPVSTAAIIIAAQLVFVAFFAFLLVKQKFTAYSVNAVILLTVGSGVLGLHTSSDRPKGESNTLYVLGFIMTLAAAALYGLILPMVELMYMKAKQVITYSLVLEIQLIMCFFATVFCTVGMLINKDFQAIAREARAYELGEMKYYVVLVSGAIVSQCFFLGAIGVIFCASSLVSGIIIAVSLPVTELLAVIFFNEKFQAEKGVALFLSLWGFISYFYGDIKKNKSKEEKSDQKNPSQATEMTPVVAP, encoded by the exons ATGGGAAAAATCCTGCTTGTTATCAACTGTATCATTCTAGCCATAGGTAACTGTGGTACCCCTCTTCTTATTCGTCTATACTTCGTCAAAGGAGGGCAAAGAATATGGCTACCCAGCTGGATACAGACAGCAGCATGGCCTATTATTTTCATTCCCCTCCTAATCTCCTATTTTCACCGCCAGAAAACTGATCCACGGGCCGAAGACTCCAAGCTAATTACAATGAAATACCCTGTTTTCATCGCTACTGCCGTCATCGGCCTCCTCACCGGCTTAGACAACTACTTGTATGCCTACGGGATTGCAAGGCTTCCGGTGTCAACCGCCGCAATCATCATTGCTGCACAGCTTGTTTTCGTTGCTTTCTTTGCCTTCCTCCTTGTTAAACAGAAGTTTACAGCTTATTCGGTCAATGCCGTCATCTTGTTGACGGTGGGATCGGGGGTTTTGGGCTTGCATACGAGCAGTGATCGGCCGAAGGGAGAGTCGAATACGCTGTATGTTTTAGGGTTCATCATGACGCTGGCGGCTGCAGCTTTGTACGGGTTGATCTTGCCAATGGTGGAGCTGATGTATATGAAGGCGAAGCAGGTGATTACGTATTCTTTGGTACTGGAAATTCAGCTGATTATGTGTTTCTTCGCCACTGTTTTCTGCACCGTTGGGATGCTCATAAACAAGGACTTTCAG GCCATTGCTAGGGAGGCAAGAGCATATGAACTTGGAGAAATGAAATACTACGTTGTGCTTGTTTCTGGTGCCATTGTTTCGCAATGCTTCTTCTTGGGTGCCATTGGAGTCATCTTTTGTGCTTCATCATTGGTATCTGGCATTATAATAGCCGTTTCGCTTCCAGTCACAGAACTCTTAGCTGTCATTTTCTTCAACGAAAAATTCCAAGCAGAAAAGGGTGTTGctcttttcctttctctctgGGGATTTATTTCGTATTTCTATGGCGacattaagaaaaacaaatcgaAGGAAGAGAAAAGTGATCAGAAGAATCCATCTCAAGCAACAGAGATGACTCCAGTTGTTGCCCCATGA
- the LOC113735672 gene encoding uncharacterized protein, giving the protein MERIRSNIRMPTREIRQTVHEEYQTQISKWMASNARKLALKMIQGSAEAQYKKLWEYCVEIKKTHEGSTMEIMFTPFRESGGNPKFMRLYCCLAPLKKGFKNGCRPIIGLDGCHLKGVYRGQLLTAIAADPNNGWWPIAWAVVEREATEQWTWFLKYLSEDLEIENQCHYTFISDQQKGLDRALSEVLPGCEHRYCVQHMYRNFKKKHPGLALKDRIWNIACCTTVEMYGKAMEELQTFDKDAYEWVKKAPYPRHWCKAYFPTHVKSDMIVNNLCESFNAHIKDARDQPIITMLEIIREYLMERIQRRRAAMEKCKGSTGPLINEIVQTRVKHSSQWMPIWNALHGYQVKGPRGAQFAVDMQKKYCTCRLWEVSGIPCCHAIAAIFMREEDPYSYMDRCYSRGLFFQIYENVLQPISGEDHWPSSTMPVLDPPIPVTQPGRPKKARRRDVTEGRDHGRMLRRRVVIHCRKCGEVGHNAATCKKPSNEEAQQGSNQSSEAQPNNQQRQQSVEKDRTANDETGQQHPQQSQQHHHSQRRKNSATKLLTDAEKGAINANYAYLGKEPPFTVGNWRGRWSGRGRGRARGRGRGRQGEREMRGTVTGRGTQP; this is encoded by the exons ATGGAGAGAATTAGATCTAATATTCGCATGCCAACTCGGGAGATTAGGCAAACAGTGCATGAGGAGTACCAAACCCAAATTTCTAAATGGATGGCTTCTAATGCGAGAAAATTGGCTCTGAAAATGATACAGGGGTCGGCCGAAGCACAATATAAGAAACTTTGGGAGTATTGTGTTGAGATAAAGAAGACACATGAAGGGAGTACAATGGAGATAATGTTTACTCCATTTAGAGAATCAGGGGGTAATCCTAAATTCATGAGGTTATACTGCTGTTTAGCCCCATTGAAGAAGGGATTCAAGAATGGCTGTAGGCCAATAATAGGCCTAGATGGTTGCCATCTAAAGGGGGTTTATAGAGGACAGTTACTAACTGCCATTGCTGCAGACCCGAATAATGGATGGTGGCCTATTGCCTGGGCTGTTGTGGAGAGAGAAGCAACTGAGCAGTGGACTTGGTTTCTCAAATATTTAAGTGAGGACTTGGAAATCGAAAATCAGTGCCACTATACCTTTATATCAGATCAGCAAAAG GGGCTAGACAGGGCACTTAGTGAAGTTCTGCCTGGATGTGAGCACAG GTACTGTGTCCAACATATGTATcgcaatttcaagaaaaaacatCCTGGTTTGGCTCTTAAAGACAGGATATGGAACATAGCATGTTGCACAACAGTGGAAATGTACGGCAAAGCTATGGAAGAACTTCAAACTTTTGATAAGGATGCATATGAATGGGTCAAGAAAGCTCCTTATCCTCGACATTGGTGCAAAGCATATTTTCCAACTCACGTCAAAAGTGATATGATAGTGAATAACCTATGCGAGTCCTTCAATGCCCATATTAAAGATGCAAGGGACCAACCTATCATCACAATGTTGGAAATTATAAGGGAATATCTTATGGAGAGGATCCAAAGAAGACGCGCTGCAATGGAGAAATGCAAGGGCTCTACTGGACCTTTAATTAATGAGATTGTTCAGACTAGAGTCAAGCATTCAAGTCAGTGGATGCCCATTTGGAATGCACTGCATGGCTATCAAGTCAAAGGTCCAAGAGGGGCCCAATTTGCAGTagatatgcaaaaaaaatattgtactTGCAGATTATGGGAGGTTAGTGGAATTCCCTGCTGTCATGCAATTGCTGCTATCTTCATGCGAGAAGAGGATCCTTACTCTTATATGGATCGTTGTTATAGCAGAGGCCTCTTCTTCCAGATTTATGAGAATGTTTTGCAACCAATTAGTGGCGAGGATCATTGGCCCTCATCCACCATGCCTGTGTTGGATCCACCAATACCAGTTACTCAACCTGGTAGGCCTAAAAAGGCTAGGAGAAGGGATGTGACTGAGGGGAGAGATCATGGTAGAATGTTGAGGAGGAGAGTTGTCATTCATTGTAGAAAATGCGGTGAGGTTGGTCATAACGCAGCTACGTGCAAGAAGCCTTCCAATGAAGAAGCACAACAAGGTTCTAACCAGTCATCCGAAGCTCAACCGAATAATCAGCAGAGGCAGCAATCAGTAGAAAAAGATAGGACA GCTAACGATGAAACTGGACAGCAACATCCACAACAGAGCCAACAACATCATCATTCGCAGCGAAGAAAAAACTCAGCTACAAAACTACTTACTGATGCCGAAAAAGGAGCTATCAATGCGAACTATGCTTATTTGGGTAAAGAACCCCCATTCACAGTTGGAAACTGGAGGGGGAGATGGAGTGGAAGAGGCAGAGGCagagcaagaggaagaggaagaggaagacaAGGTGAAAGAGAAATGAGAGGAACAGTCACTGGAAGAGGAACTCAGCCATGA